In a genomic window of Acropora muricata isolate sample 2 chromosome 2, ASM3666990v1, whole genome shotgun sequence:
- the LOC136904839 gene encoding 2-aminoethylphosphonate--pyruvate transaminase-like, whose translation MKEARCVREAQSWKQMVKLMQGTKKEAALTKQVVLHGDEDSKADLAEVEKILKNDQSITNVTMVHCETSTGVFHPVEAVGKLVKEHAPGASFFVDAMSSFGAVPLNLDLANIDFMVSSANKCIEGVPGFSFVLGKIESLMRCKGWARSHCLDIVDQYEGLEKNGQFRFTPATHAMLAFRKALSVFKAEGGVTGRANRYMENCHVLQAGMRKLGFKKFLDDTHEGYIITSYYNPKHFNFDFDEFYNRLNSKNQVIYPGKVSSADCFRIGNIGRLYPEDMEHLLECIKEVLGEMNIPLPLGHD comes from the exons ATGAAGGAG GCTAGATGTGTAAGAGAAGCTCAGAGTTGGAAGCAGATGGTAAAATTGATGCAAGGAACAAAGAAGGAAGCAGCGTTGACGAAACAG GTTGTGCTACACGGAGATGAGGATTCAAAAGCTGACCTGGCTGAAGTTGAGAAAATCCTCAAAAATGATCAATCAATCACCAATGTTACCATGGTGCATTGTGAAACATCAACGGGGGTCTTTCATCCAGTTGAAGCTGTGGGAAAGCTGGTCAAAGAGCATGCTCCAGGGGCATCATTCTTTGTAGATGCTATGAGCAGCTTTGGAGCTGTTCCACTCAATCTTGATTTGGCCAACATTGATTTCATGGTGAGCTCAGCAAACAAATGCATAGAAGGTGTCCCAGGCTTCTCCTTTGTGCTTGGCAAAATTGAATCCCTAATGCGATGCAAAGGATGGGCTCGAAGTCACTGTCTCGACATTGTGGATCAGTACGAAGGTCTGGAGAAAAATGGTCAATTTCGTTTCACTCCAGCCACCCATGCAATGCTAGCATTTCGGAAAGCATTGTCAGTGTTTAAAGCTGAAGGTGGAGTCACTGGAAGGGCAAACAG ATACATGGAAAACTGTCATGTTCTGCAAGCTGGAATGCGGAAACTTGGCTTTAAGAAGTTTTTGGATGATACTCATGAAGGCTACATCATAACATCCTACTACAACCCCAAGCATTTCAATTTTGACTTTGATGAATTTTACAATCGATTGAACAGCAAAAATCAAGTGATCTACCCTGGAAAAGTGAGCAGTGCGGACTGTTTCAGAATTGGAAACATTGGACGCCTTTACCCTGAAGATATGGAACACTTACTTGAGTGTATTAAAGAAGTCTTGGGGGAAATGAACATTCCCTTGCCATTAGGACATGATTAG